In one Nicotiana tomentosiformis chromosome 6, ASM39032v3, whole genome shotgun sequence genomic region, the following are encoded:
- the LOC104087395 gene encoding uncharacterized protein — MRVHHPGSEKDEMPEAVDSDTDARIGDYSFNVSTFELVAILRSMGDKVRWPKEMRSSPSKRNPNFWCEFNNDHDHKTTDCRLLQGEVEHLLKQGYLTDLLSEKGKQSYMKNRQEPLKPPSPKRRVNVISGGEEVNGVTYTATKKTSKVMITHGKRVCHVLDEDSITFDDANADGLLISHNDALVISLLVHDTNVKRVLIDPGSSVNILLLRVVNKMQADDKVVPKARSLSGSDNSSVIMKGKIMLTIFAEKVIKDTKFQVIDTDMAYNMILGRLWIHNMDVVPSTLHQVIKFPLQWGIRQIREDQQASKSINLEVDSSTTNDVTNEK, encoded by the coding sequence ATGCGGGTTCATCATCCAGGTTCAGAAAAGGACGAGATGCCCGAGGCAGTAGATTCTGACACAGATGCAAGGATTGGAGATTACAGTTTCAATGTCAGCACTTTCGAGTTGGTGGCTATTTTAAGAAGTATGGGAGATAAGGTACGGTGGCCTAAAGAAATGAGATCAAGCCCTAGCAAAAGAAATCCAAATTTCTGGTGTGAGTTTAACAACGATCATGACCATAAAACAACAGATTGTAGATTATTACAAGGTGAAGTTGAGCATTTATTAAAGCAGGGTTATTTAACTGACTTGCTCAGTGAGAAAGGCAAGCAATCCTATATGAAGAATAGACAAGAGCCTCTAAAACCTCCGTCTCCAAAGAGAAGAGTCAATGTGATAAGCGGGGGAGAAGAGGTCAATGGTGTGACATATACAGCTACAAAAAAGACATCGAAAGTCATGATTACTCATGGAAAGCGAGTTTGCCATGTTTTGGATGAAGACAGTATAACATTTGATGATGCAAATGCGGATGGCTTGTTAATTTCTCATAATGATGcgctggtaatatctttacttgtacatgatactaatgtaaaacgcgttttgattgatccaggtagctccgtAAATATTCTTCTTCTAAGGGTGGTGAATAAAATGCAAGCTGACGACAAGGTGGTACCAAAAGCACGATCTTTGTCTGGATCTGATAATTCAAGTGTTATAATGAAAGGGAAAATAATGCTTACCATATTTGCAGAAAAAGTTATCAAGGATACGAAATTTCAGGTGATAGACACTGACATGGCTTATAATATGATTCTTGGAAGGCTATGGATTCATAATATGGACGTTGTACCATCTACATTACATCAAGTTATTAAGTTTCCTTTGCAATGGGGGATTCGACAAATTCGTGAAGATCAACAGGCTTCTAAAAGTATCAATTTAGAGGTGGATTCAAGCACAACAAATGATGTTACAAATGAGAAATAG